The following proteins are encoded in a genomic region of Cyclonatronum proteinivorum:
- a CDS encoding YjjG family noncanonical pyrimidine nucleotidase produces the protein MLRKPRFIYFDIDDTLLDHRSAQRAALLEIHQEFPVLQAASAADLSLVYARHNQRLWQAYSLGQTDRHNLHRSRFADTFAELGLHVSDPLEIGNAYMQAYRRYWRWIPGAEAALQSLSRHYRVGFITNGFSETQKKKIEDFGLQAFSGPLIISEDVGYLKPSPEIFAYAESQAGAEAADILYVGDSLDSDIRGGNAAGWQTAWFTPQAQPEPQVSCEASVSFQTFEELQHHLHFS, from the coding sequence ATGCTGCGCAAGCCCCGGTTTATTTACTTCGATATAGACGACACCCTCCTCGATCACCGCAGTGCGCAGCGCGCTGCCCTTCTTGAAATCCATCAGGAATTTCCCGTATTACAGGCCGCTTCAGCTGCCGATCTGAGCCTCGTTTACGCGCGGCACAATCAGCGGTTGTGGCAGGCCTACAGCCTGGGGCAGACCGACCGGCACAACCTGCACCGCAGCCGTTTCGCGGATACCTTTGCTGAACTCGGTCTGCATGTATCCGACCCGCTCGAAATCGGAAACGCCTATATGCAGGCCTACCGCCGGTACTGGCGATGGATTCCCGGTGCCGAAGCTGCCCTGCAAAGCCTCAGCCGGCACTACCGCGTCGGCTTCATCACCAACGGCTTCTCCGAAACGCAAAAAAAGAAAATCGAAGATTTCGGCCTGCAGGCATTTTCCGGCCCCCTCATTATTTCCGAAGATGTCGGCTACCTCAAGCCGAGCCCGGAAATTTTTGCCTATGCCGAAAGTCAGGCCGGTGCGGAAGCGGCTGACATTCTGTACGTCGGCGACAGCCTTGATTCAGACATCCGGGGTGGCAATGCCGCCGGTTGGCAAACGGCCTGGTTCACGCCACAGGCCCAACCCGAACCGCAAGTAAGTTGCGAAGCGAGCGTCAGCTTTCAAACCTTCGAAGAACTTCAGCATCACCTTCATTTCAGCTGA
- the purL gene encoding phosphoribosylformylglycinamidine synthase subunit PurL encodes MQKEPKVTLDLALEHGLTAEEFEKIKDYLGRVPTFTELGVYSVMWSEHCSYKNSIRVLKTLPNTGPQLLVGAGEENAGLVDIGDGLACAFKIESHNHPSAVEPYQGAATGVGGIHRDIFTMGARPIAALNSLRFGSLDTPRVRYLLEGVVHGIADYGNSFGVPTVAGDIFFDPAYEGNPLVNAMSVGVVKAGETASAIAPGPGNPVIIVGASTGRDGIHGATFASEEISEASEAKRPSVQVGDPFMEKLLLEATLEALKTGAIAGIQDMGAAGISCSSSEMSAKSRTGMRINLDLAPQRESGMTAYEMLLSESQERMLIVAHKGREQEILDVFEKWDVSAAIIGEVTDTGDVEYWMHEELKARIPADSLVLGGGAPVYERETARPAYLDVKHSFDFSTLPDETDYQSALLKLLSSPNIASKRWVFEQYDHMVRTNTVVGPGASDAGVVRIKGTRKALVVKTDCNGRYVHLNPRKGGQIAVAEAARNVVCSGAKPLAITNCLNFGNPYKPEVYWVFKEAVGGMGDACKTLNTPVTGGNVSFYNENPKGAVFPTPTIGMLGLIDNLSKQLMTPGYKEAGQLVCYLGAKRTGLGGSEYLSWNHGLTEGDAPAFDLAYEAKFQAFLLEIIRARLVQSAHDCSDGGLITTLAEKSIFSGMGAVIDITALQSYSGSSLRECLFSEAQSGAVVSVAKQHLTDLIKASENAGIACTRLGVTGGDDLNVDKLIGISVETLHRCYEEAIPSKMKTGAGAEI; translated from the coding sequence ATGCAAAAAGAACCCAAAGTAACCCTCGACCTTGCCCTCGAACACGGCCTCACCGCTGAAGAGTTTGAAAAAATAAAAGACTACCTGGGCCGGGTACCGACCTTTACCGAGCTGGGTGTGTATTCGGTGATGTGGAGTGAGCACTGTTCCTATAAAAACTCCATCCGCGTTTTGAAAACCCTGCCCAATACGGGTCCGCAGCTTTTGGTCGGGGCGGGCGAAGAGAACGCCGGACTTGTAGATATCGGCGACGGCCTCGCCTGTGCCTTCAAAATTGAAAGCCATAATCACCCCTCGGCGGTAGAGCCCTATCAGGGCGCGGCTACCGGTGTGGGCGGCATTCACCGGGATATCTTCACCATGGGTGCACGTCCGATAGCCGCGCTGAACTCGCTGCGCTTCGGCTCGCTCGATACGCCGCGGGTGCGCTACCTGCTCGAAGGCGTCGTACACGGCATCGCGGACTACGGCAACTCCTTCGGCGTGCCCACCGTAGCCGGCGACATCTTTTTCGATCCGGCCTATGAAGGGAATCCGCTGGTGAACGCGATGAGTGTAGGCGTTGTCAAAGCCGGGGAAACCGCCTCGGCAATTGCGCCGGGGCCGGGAAACCCGGTCATTATTGTAGGTGCGAGCACCGGACGGGACGGTATTCACGGGGCAACTTTCGCCTCCGAAGAAATCAGCGAAGCAAGCGAAGCCAAGCGCCCGAGCGTACAGGTAGGGGATCCCTTCATGGAAAAACTGTTGCTCGAAGCCACCCTCGAAGCCCTCAAAACCGGCGCCATTGCCGGCATTCAGGATATGGGTGCGGCGGGCATCAGCTGTTCAAGCTCAGAAATGTCGGCCAAAAGCCGTACCGGCATGCGCATCAACCTCGACCTTGCGCCGCAGCGGGAGAGCGGCATGACCGCTTACGAAATGCTCCTGTCTGAAAGTCAGGAGCGCATGCTCATCGTGGCGCATAAAGGCCGCGAACAGGAAATCCTGGATGTGTTCGAAAAATGGGATGTGAGCGCAGCCATTATCGGGGAAGTAACCGACACCGGTGATGTGGAATACTGGATGCATGAAGAACTCAAAGCGCGTATTCCCGCCGACAGCCTCGTGCTGGGCGGCGGTGCGCCCGTGTACGAACGGGAGACGGCGCGTCCGGCCTATCTCGATGTCAAGCACAGCTTCGACTTCAGTACGCTTCCGGACGAAACCGACTACCAAAGCGCGCTCCTTAAGCTCTTATCGTCTCCTAACATTGCTTCCAAGCGCTGGGTCTTTGAACAATACGATCACATGGTTCGCACCAATACTGTAGTAGGTCCCGGTGCTTCAGACGCCGGTGTTGTACGCATAAAAGGTACGCGAAAAGCACTTGTGGTGAAAACAGACTGCAACGGACGCTATGTGCACCTCAATCCTCGCAAAGGCGGACAAATTGCCGTAGCTGAAGCTGCCCGCAACGTCGTATGTTCCGGGGCGAAACCTCTTGCAATAACCAACTGCCTCAATTTCGGAAACCCTTATAAGCCCGAAGTATACTGGGTATTCAAGGAAGCGGTTGGTGGCATGGGCGATGCCTGCAAAACCCTGAACACGCCTGTGACCGGTGGTAACGTGAGCTTTTATAATGAAAATCCTAAGGGCGCGGTCTTCCCGACACCCACGATAGGTATGTTAGGCTTAATTGATAACCTCTCTAAACAGCTCATGACGCCCGGCTACAAAGAAGCGGGACAGCTTGTGTGTTATCTTGGTGCTAAACGCACAGGACTCGGCGGATCAGAGTACCTGAGCTGGAACCATGGCCTTACCGAAGGCGACGCGCCGGCTTTTGATCTTGCATATGAAGCAAAGTTTCAGGCATTTTTGCTGGAGATCATCCGTGCCCGTCTCGTTCAGTCCGCACACGACTGCTCTGACGGCGGCCTCATTACAACCCTTGCTGAAAAAAGCATATTCTCGGGTATGGGGGCAGTAATCGATATTACCGCCCTTCAGAGTTACAGCGGCAGCAGTTTAAGAGAGTGTCTTTTCAGCGAAGCACAAAGCGGGGCTGTTGTAAGCGTTGCGAAGCAGCATCTCACGGATCTCATCAAAGCGTCCGAAAATGCTGGTATTGCCTGTACTCGTCTTGGCGTTACCGGTGGCGATGACTTAAATGTTGATAAGCTTATCGGTATTAGTGTTGAGACCCTGCACCGCTGTTATGAAGAAGCCATTCCGTCAAAGATGAAAACCGGTGCAGGAGCCGAAATTTAA